In Prunus dulcis chromosome 1, ALMONDv2, whole genome shotgun sequence, the following are encoded in one genomic region:
- the LOC117616503 gene encoding putative multidrug resistance protein: MAQLSSFFISLGVAFSLSWRLTVAALPFSILFIVPALGFGRVLKDFGSKSNGVYRVAGGIAAQAISSIQTVYSYVGERQTLHRFNSALQKSMELGVKQGFVGGSGSAKSAIISILERFYDPDKRKILLDGYDIKRLQLKWLRSQMGLVNQEPVLFATSIKENILFGKERAAMEHVISATKTANAHDFIVKLADGYDTQVGQFGVQLSGGQKQRVAIARALLRNPRILLLDEATSALDAQSESVVQEALDHASIGRTTLIVAHRLSTICKADLIVVLQSGKVIESGSHEELIHLKN; the protein is encoded by the exons ATGGCTCAGTTATCATCCTTTTTCATTAGCCTGGGAGTTGCATTTTCGCTTTCTTGGCGACTTACAGTTGCAGCTCTTCCATTCTCTATATTGTTTATTGTTCCAGCACTGGGATTTGGAAGGGTACTGAAGGACTTCGGAAGTAAATCGAATGGTGTGTATAGGGTTGCTGGTGGAATTGCTGCACAAGCAATCTCATCAATACAGACTGTTTATTCATATGTTGGGGAGCGTCAAACACTACATAGATTCAATAGTGCCCTTCAGAAAAGTATGGAGCTTGGTGTAAAACAGG GTTTTGTTGGAGGCAGTGGTTCTGCAAAATCTGCAATCATTTCAATACTCGAAAGATTTTATGACCCtgacaaaaggaaaattctGCTTGATGGATATGATATAAAAAGACTTCAGCTTAAATGGTTGAGATCCCAGATGGGACTTGTTAATCAAGAACCAGTTCTCTTTGCAACATCTATAAAGGAAAACATTTtatttggaaaagaaagagcTGCAATGGAGCATGTCATAAGTGCAACTAAGACAGCAAATGCACATGACTTCATCGTTAAGTTAGCTGATGGATATGATACTCAA GTGGGCCAATTTGGAGTTCAGTTGTCTGGAGGGCAAAAGCAAAGGGTTGCTATAGCAAGGGCACTGCTTAGAAATCCAAGAATCCTTCTGCTTGATGAAGCCACAAGCGCTTTGGATGCACAATCTGAAAGTGTAGTGCAGGAAGCACTAGACCATGCTTCGATCGGAAGGACAACACTTATTGTTGCTCATCGGCTTTCCACAATTTGCAAAGCAGATTTGATAGTGGTTCTTCAATCTGGGAAAGTAATTGAGTCAGGCTCCCATGAGGAGCTGATACATTTGAAAAACTGA